DNA from Actinomycetota bacterium:
TGGTGCGTGAAGTCTATGTGGCTGGGGATGCTCCCCGGCGGCGGCTCAGAACCTGCGAAGGGCGCGGACGAGAAAGACGACAGCTGTTGCTGCGCCAAGGCCCGCGAGGATGAAGACCAAGGACCAAGCGTCGAAACCCACCGCTGTGCCGCGGACGACACCTGCGGTGATCAGGAGAAGCGCAGCCATCGACTGAAGGAACACGGCAAATCTGATCTGCCGCTGGGTTGCACTATTGCCCGGCGCGCCGTCATTCGTCATTGGGTCAACTTAGTGAGAGGGGTGCGCTCCTGCATTCCAGGTTCGGATCACACGCTGCTCGTGTTCGAAACCGAGGATGGACACCGTGGCTGGGTCAAGAGCGAACAGCCGACCGTCGATAGGCTCAAGGCAAAGCCAAGTGGCGGTGAGAATGCGCAGGACATGGCCGTGCGCAACCAATACGCACACTCCGCCTGCTTCAACGACGGGCAGACACTTTTCGATGACTCGAGTTGTGCGGACTTGAATCTCAGCAAGCTGTTCACCGGCCGTGGCTCCTGCTGGGATCGGCTCGGCCCAGATCGTCCAATCAGGTTCGTTGAGCCGCGCGCGTATTTCGGCGGTGGTCAATCCTTCCCATGCGCCGTAGTCCCATTCGAGCAGATCCGGGACGGTCTCAGTGATGACCAGTCCAGCCAAGGCCGCGGTCTGTTGCGCTCTTTGCAGCGGGCTGCACAGGACAAGATCGGGATCCTTCGGCAGAACCAAGGCGACCGCTCGGGCAGCTGATTCGCCTTGTTCGGTCAATGGGATCTCAGTTCTCCCAGTGTGTCTTCCGGATCTGCTCCACTCGGTCTGGCCATGGCGCACCAAGAAGATCTGTCCACTTGTCATGTGGTGCCCGAGCCGGCTTCCCAAGCCTGAGCAAGGGCAGACGCGAAAAGTTCACTCGACTGAGCGCCGGTCACGCCGAATCGCTCATCCAGCACAAAGAAGGGAACCCCAGTGCAACCCAAAGCCCGGGCAATCTCCTGATCGCGGTGGACAGCGTCCGAGTACTCCTCGCCGGTGAGCAGATCGCGAGCAGCGTCCTCGTCCAGACCGGCGCCCGCAGCGAAGGCAGTCAGCTCATCGATGCCAAAGATCGAGGCGCCTTGTTCGAAGTAGGCACTGAACAAGGTATTCAGGAGGCGTTCACCGGACGCGTGGCTGAGATCCTGAGCCCACAGGACCAGTCGATGCCCATCGCGGGTGTTGCCGCTCAAGGTTCGGTCCAGTTGATAGTTCAGGCCAACACTGGCTGCGGCGTCACTCACTCCCCTTTGCATCTCCTTGGCCTCAGCAACGCTGACTCCGTACTTCGCAGCGAGCATCTCGGTTGTGGCTTGGGTTGTCGTGCTGGCCTGCGGATTGAGTTGATAGGCGCGATGCCAGATCGTCACATCCTGCTTGTGCTCAAAGCTCGATAGGGCGATCTCAAGCTGACGCTTGCCGATGAAGCACCACGGACACACCAGGTCTGACCAGACTTCAATCTGCATTGCTCAATCCTCACTTACCAGCGGCTGACGTCTTCTGTCCCAACCGTAGATACCCAGAGCCAAGAGCCCAACCACCAGTTGCGGAACAAACCAGGCCAGCCGCCAGACCAGATCAGCGGCAATTGCCTCAGCAGCAGGACAGCCGAAAGCCACGAGCAGGCCGACCAGAGCCGCATCGACGGTGCCCAGTCCGCCGGGAGTCAGCGGAATGCTCGTCAGAATCAAGGCAATGGAAAATGCTGCGAAGACTTCAATCAGATTCACAGGTTCGGGAAAGGAGCCGAGTGCGGCCAGCCCGACGATCAGAACCAGAATCGGGGCCATCTGCGCTGCCACGTTGCTGATGGTCAACTGCTTCCATCGGGTGCGCACCATTACTGACGCATGAGCATTGAAGGTGCCAAGCGCCTCGGAGACGTCCGGTGGCGTCTTGCGAATCACGCCGTAGAGCCAATTCGCCGGCGCCTGCAGAAGCTCTCCTGCCCTGCGCGCGGTGGCCTCGGAGCGAAGGACGTAGACGATGCCCAGGATCGACATCACTACCGCTCCAAGACCCAGGCCGGCGATCGTCACATACGCGGTTGCGGAATCTCCGTCGGCAACGAGCAATGCCACAGCAACTGCAGGTGCGCCGAGAATCAGCAGGTAGGTCCAAATGGCGTCTGCGGTGACAGCAGCTGCCGCCCGCGCGGTCTCCACCCCGTATCGAGCCAAGATCGCGTACTGAGTTGCCGCGGCCAGCGCACCGCCGCCAGGCAGGATGTTGCTGATCGAGAACCCGGCTTGGCGATTGATGAAACTGGTGCGGTACCCAACCTCGGGCATTGCTGCCGATGTGGTGAAGGGATACACGCCAATATTGATGACACTTGCAACGACCAGCCCGGCAATCCAGATGGGCTCCATCTCGGCAATTTGGGTCAGCGCTGCCCGGTAGTCGCCCATCTGCGGAAACAGGAACGCAAACACCGCTATCACGATGACCAGCCCAATGACCGCAGTGAGCACAGTGCGCACCGTCTTGCCGGAAGGTTTGGCGCTCATCCCAATGACCCTAGCGGGGCGCAGAGCGCTCCTTCCCTGAGTGAATTCACCATCCGTTCATGTTTGTGATGGCTGGTGTTTTCTAGGGATACCCCCTCACGTCAACCTCGCTCAGACAGCATCCGGACATGGCAAATACCGATCTGGAGCAGCGCGACCTGAACTCGGCCGCGACCTCCCACCGAGGGGATCGGGTATTCAGTCGGATCGTCACAAGCGCGGCATTCACCTCGCTTATCGTCTTGGCTGGCATTGCCATCTTCCTTGGCGTGCAAGCAGTTTCGGCGTTTCAGAGTCAGGGCCTTGATTTCATCTTCTCCACCGGCTGGGACATCAACACTGATCCACCGACAGCAGGCATCTGGGGCATGCTCTACGGCTCAGTGCTCTTGGCAGTGATCGGCCTGGCAATCGCTGTTCCCGTGGCGGTCATGCTCTCGATTTTCATGGTCTTCCTGGCACCGCGAAAGCTTGCTGCGGTGCTGACCAATCTGATTGACCTGCTGGCAGCCATTCCCTCAGTGATCATCGGCCTGTGGGCCTTCTACATCTTGAATCCCCCGGCAGAGGGGTGGCAGCAATTGCTCAACCAGTACCTCGGCTGGATTCCGATCTTTGAGAATACTTCGCAGAACTTCTCGGGCACACCGTTCATCGCTGGACTGGTCCTGGCAATCATGATGATCCCGATCATCACTTCCATCTCCCGCGAAGTGCTCAGCCGCACGCCACCGGATCTGGTCAATGCTGCCGAGGCACTTGGCTGCTCGCTGTGGACCATGTTGCGTTATGTCGCTTTGCCCTATGGCCGTGGCGGGATCGTGGGCGGGGTCATGCTCGGCTTGGGACGCGCACTTGGCGAGACCATCGCGGTGTTCTTCGTGTTGAAGTTGACATTCGAGACGAACTGGTACCACATCATTGAGTCTGGTGGTGGTTCGATTGCCACGCTCATTGTTTCCCGCTTCGGCGAGGTCTCTGGGCCTGAAGAGTTGAACCTCTTGCTCGCAGCCGGATTCTTCCTCTTCCTTGGGACCATCGGCGTCAACATCGTTGCGAACTTGATCGTCAGTCGGACAGGCAGGATGCAGAAGTGAGCACCATCACCTATCAAGCTCCGCTGAACCCGGACGATCTGGTCCAGAAGCCGACACGTCCATGGCGCCAGAAGCCTCGTTCATTCACCACCGCCGTCGCACTGGCAGTTGCTATCCCAGCCCTGATCTCTGCCGGATTGTTCTTCTTCTCACCGATTCCTGGTGCTCTCGTCCTCACCGTCATCTTCTTCCCGCTGCAACTGCTTGCCTCCGCAATTGCAGCCTGGTCAACGCGTGGTGTCCGCGGAATCGCGGACTCGGTCATCATCGTTAATGCCATTGGCTCCACTGTGTTCGCTCTAGTGGTGCTGTTGTCACTGATCGGGTCTCTGGTTGTTCGCGGATTGCGCGCATTGAGTGCTCACTTCGTGTATCAGAACAGCGTCTTCATCAATCCGAGTACGCCCCTTGAATATGGCGGCATCGGACACGCGCTCCTTGGCACCATCCTTATCGTCGGCATCGCATCACTTGTTGCAGTGCCCATTGGCATCGCAACAGCCGTCTACATCACCGAAGTGCGTGGCAGGGCAGTGCCGTACGTTCGCTTCTTCGTCCAGGCAATGAGCGGCGTTCCTTCCGTGGTCGCTGGCCTGTTCATCCTGACCATTGCGGTGTCCACGGGCTGGTTCAGCCAGAATGCATTTGCTGGCGGTCTCGCATACGCGATCCTGATGCTGCCAACCGTGGCTCGCACGGCTGAAGAAGTTCTGAAGCTCATCCCTGATGAACTGCGCACGGGTGCCCTGGCGCTTGGCTCCACTCGTGCTCGGACCGTCATGAAGGTTGTGCTGCCTGCAGCCAAGACCGGCATCATCACAGCGATCCTGCTGGGCATTGCTCGCGTCATTGGCGAAACTGCACCGTTGCTGCTCGCCGCGGGAAACAACGACGGCACCGTGATCAATCCGTTTGGGCAGGCAATCGCCTCCATTCCGGTTTACATCTTCAACAACGTGGCTGTGCCCTACCCCGATGCCGTTGCTCGGGCTTGGGGAGCTGCGCTGGTGCTCATGATTCTCATCGCAGTTCTGTTCACCCTTGCACGCGTCCTCGGCCGAGGACGCGTAGGTCGCGCGAAATAGGAGATGGCCATGTCAACCGCTGAATTCGAGGAAGTCGCAATGATGGAATCGGATCTCCTGCCTGCTCGCAAGCCCGCTACAAGTGAGTTGCGCGCTGAGAATGTGAGCGTCTGGTTTGGCAAGCGGAAGGTTCTGGAGAACGTCAATATCGACTTTCCCAAGAACACCGTGACCGCTCTCATCGGCCCTTCGGGATGTGGCAAATCGACCTTCATCCGTACGTTGAATCGCCTGCATGAGTTGATCCCCAGTGCAGCCCTTGCTGGTTCGGTGTTGTACGAAGGCAAAGACATCTACAGCT
Protein-coding regions in this window:
- the pstA gene encoding phosphate ABC transporter permease PstA encodes the protein MSTITYQAPLNPDDLVQKPTRPWRQKPRSFTTAVALAVAIPALISAGLFFFSPIPGALVLTVIFFPLQLLASAIAAWSTRGVRGIADSVIIVNAIGSTVFALVVLLSLIGSLVVRGLRALSAHFVYQNSVFINPSTPLEYGGIGHALLGTILIVGIASLVAVPIGIATAVYITEVRGRAVPYVRFFVQAMSGVPSVVAGLFILTIAVSTGWFSQNAFAGGLAYAILMLPTVARTAEEVLKLIPDELRTGALALGSTRARTVMKVVLPAAKTGIITAILLGIARVIGETAPLLLAAGNNDGTVINPFGQAIASIPVYIFNNVAVPYPDAVARAWGAALVLMILIAVLFTLARVLGRGRVGRAK
- the pstC gene encoding phosphate ABC transporter permease subunit PstC, coding for MANTDLEQRDLNSAATSHRGDRVFSRIVTSAAFTSLIVLAGIAIFLGVQAVSAFQSQGLDFIFSTGWDINTDPPTAGIWGMLYGSVLLAVIGLAIAVPVAVMLSIFMVFLAPRKLAAVLTNLIDLLAAIPSVIIGLWAFYILNPPAEGWQQLLNQYLGWIPIFENTSQNFSGTPFIAGLVLAIMMIPIITSISREVLSRTPPDLVNAAEALGCSLWTMLRYVALPYGRGGIVGGVMLGLGRALGETIAVFFVLKLTFETNWYHIIESGGGSIATLIVSRFGEVSGPEELNLLLAAGFFLFLGTIGVNIVANLIVSRTGRMQK
- a CDS encoding histidine phosphatase family protein — its product is MTSGQIFLVRHGQTEWSRSGRHTGRTEIPLTEQGESAARAVALVLPKDPDLVLCSPLQRAQQTAALAGLVITETVPDLLEWDYGAWEGLTTAEIRARLNEPDWTIWAEPIPAGATAGEQLAEIQVRTTRVIEKCLPVVEAGGVCVLVAHGHVLRILTATWLCLEPIDGRLFALDPATVSILGFEHEQRVIRTWNAGAHPSH
- a CDS encoding DsbA family oxidoreductase; this encodes MQIEVWSDLVCPWCFIGKRQLEIALSSFEHKQDVTIWHRAYQLNPQASTTTQATTEMLAAKYGVSVAEAKEMQRGVSDAAASVGLNYQLDRTLSGNTRDGHRLVLWAQDLSHASGERLLNTLFSAYFEQGASIFGIDELTAFAAGAGLDEDAARDLLTGEEYSDAVHRDQEIARALGCTGVPFFVLDERFGVTGAQSSELFASALAQAWEAGSGTT
- a CDS encoding lysylphosphatidylglycerol synthase transmembrane domain-containing protein, with amino-acid sequence MSAKPSGKTVRTVLTAVIGLVIVIAVFAFLFPQMGDYRAALTQIAEMEPIWIAGLVVASVINIGVYPFTTSAAMPEVGYRTSFINRQAGFSISNILPGGGALAAATQYAILARYGVETARAAAAVTADAIWTYLLILGAPAVAVALLVADGDSATAYVTIAGLGLGAVVMSILGIVYVLRSEATARRAGELLQAPANWLYGVIRKTPPDVSEALGTFNAHASVMVRTRWKQLTISNVAAQMAPILVLIVGLAALGSFPEPVNLIEVFAAFSIALILTSIPLTPGGLGTVDAALVGLLVAFGCPAAEAIAADLVWRLAWFVPQLVVGLLALGIYGWDRRRQPLVSED